The following coding sequences are from one Treponema parvum window:
- a CDS encoding ABC transporter permease, whose protein sequence is MLKKIGGIINARSKENQYTIGFFGRILRSVWPFVIRGQAAYKILVMQILFTFVEAFGISSLLALGIGAAFNAFVEPFLSDLAQQKLIYGLLVSVITRELGPLLTAFIIIARSATAIATEIAGMVVSHEIEAYISVGVDPIEHIAVPRFLGVTASLILLNIYFCIFGLAGSYFISQLINPIPAVDYFNNILQALTLPDILITLIKSVAFGMIISVFALLQGFSVERASTEVPVAGLKAVSSSFAWCILADILISALYYI, encoded by the coding sequence ATGTTAAAAAAGATCGGCGGGATCATAAATGCGAGATCGAAGGAAAATCAATATACGATAGGTTTTTTCGGAAGGATCTTAAGAAGCGTGTGGCCGTTTGTGATAAGAGGACAGGCCGCATATAAGATTCTCGTAATGCAAATACTTTTTACATTTGTGGAAGCCTTTGGCATATCTTCACTGCTCGCGCTCGGAATAGGAGCTGCGTTTAATGCGTTTGTGGAACCGTTTTTATCCGATCTTGCACAGCAAAAACTTATTTACGGGCTTTTAGTCAGTGTGATCACGCGTGAACTCGGGCCGCTCTTGACGGCGTTCATCATTATTGCGCGTTCGGCTACAGCTATCGCTACAGAAATCGCCGGTATGGTAGTGTCGCACGAAATAGAAGCGTACATTTCAGTGGGAGTGGATCCCATCGAACATATCGCCGTGCCGCGCTTTTTAGGCGTAACCGCATCGCTTATTCTTTTAAACATTTATTTTTGTATTTTCGGTCTGGCAGGCTCTTATTTTATTTCTCAACTCATAAATCCGATCCCTGCGGTAGATTATTTTAACAATATCCTTCAAGCGCTTACTCTTCCGGACATACTTATCACACTTATAAAAAGCGTCGCATTCGGAATGATAATTTCAGTCTTCGCTCTGCTTCAAGGGTTTTCGGTGGAAAGAGCTAGCACCGAAGTTCCCGTAGCGGGTCTAAAGGCCGTAAGCAGCTCGTTTGCGTGGTGCATCCTTGCGGACATATTGATTTCCGCGCTTTACTATATCTGA
- a CDS encoding aminopeptidase, which yields MFEKEKLTPAQTVVREVCRVKKNERVLIVTNPSMAAIAQSLYTALLEEGAVPVLIYQSVKTLLDTASPEVIAALKTEPDVFFSISEQKLGKDSEAIAKPYVSESGEKFDHIFNFLIGGKKTMRAVWTPGLTENMFERTVCIDYKLLSETCKKLCKRYEGVKTVRVTSPGGTNVEVPVWGRKPMSDNGDFSEPGSGGNIPAGEVFISPVVGSGNEGTQGKIVFDGSMSFSDGTSLLKTPIAIEVENGFITSVTGGDEAKRLLKSITDAEKTAVQMEKDGKLPEGQGAVYKRNARNIGELGIGLNPAASIGGNMLEDEKAFRTCHFAVGMNYDGDAQCLIHLDGVVRDPTITFVYEDNSEFVVLKNGDLQGL from the coding sequence ATGTTTGAAAAAGAAAAATTAACCCCCGCTCAGACTGTCGTCCGCGAAGTCTGTCGCGTTAAAAAAAATGAACGTGTCTTAATCGTTACAAATCCGTCTATGGCGGCAATCGCTCAAAGCCTTTATACGGCTCTGCTGGAAGAAGGCGCCGTTCCCGTGCTGATCTATCAAAGCGTGAAAACGCTGTTGGATACGGCTTCGCCTGAAGTCATAGCAGCTCTTAAAACCGAACCTGACGTTTTCTTTTCGATTTCGGAGCAAAAACTCGGAAAGGACAGCGAGGCGATTGCAAAGCCTTACGTATCCGAAAGCGGCGAAAAATTCGACCATATTTTTAATTTTTTAATCGGCGGTAAAAAAACTATGAGAGCGGTTTGGACTCCCGGGCTCACGGAGAATATGTTTGAGCGCACGGTATGCATAGATTACAAGCTGCTTTCAGAGACGTGCAAAAAACTTTGCAAAAGATACGAGGGAGTAAAAACCGTCCGCGTTACGTCTCCCGGAGGTACAAACGTTGAAGTTCCGGTTTGGGGACGAAAACCTATGAGCGACAACGGAGATTTTTCGGAACCCGGCTCAGGCGGTAACATACCGGCGGGAGAAGTGTTTATAAGTCCCGTTGTAGGATCGGGAAATGAAGGGACGCAGGGAAAGATCGTTTTTGACGGTTCGATGTCTTTTAGCGACGGAACTTCGCTTTTAAAAACTCCTATCGCGATAGAAGTTGAAAACGGTTTTATAACTTCAGTTACAGGAGGCGACGAAGCCAAGCGCCTTTTAAAATCTATTACCGATGCCGAAAAGACGGCCGTTCAAATGGAAAAGGACGGAAAACTGCCGGAAGGGCAGGGCGCCGTCTATAAACGCAACGCGCGCAATATAGGCGAGCTCGGCATAGGGCTGAATCCTGCCGCATCGATAGGCGGGAACATGCTCGAAGATGAAAAAGCATTCCGCACATGCCACTTTGCCGTAGGAATGAACTATGACGGAGATGCGCAGTGTCTTATTCACCTTGACGGAGTGGTTAGGGATCCTACGATAACGTTTGTGTATGAAGACAATTCGGAATTCGTCGTTCTTAAAAACGGAGATTTGCAGGGATTATAG
- a CDS encoding RsmE family RNA methyltransferase has product MNICLFSEEEINRPLLWQDERAQHLIKILHKKEGDSFTAGIIDGKAGSATVLRIVPKTQIEFSFTAENDGKPPYPLSMIIGFPRPIQLRRLLRDAAGLGVKSIHLTGTELGEKSYLKSTLIESDAARKMLIDGTSQAGSTHLPELCVHSKLEECLDSDFSAATGKDNENSSEGRTKKTSVEKNSDSHDDAPSGIYTCNAPSHSRPPNRTIPPLKIALDNINAECSLSEFLKKNKIDGLSYKKNGYMRPIVAAIGSERGWTDNERRLFEKAGFTLCSMGSRILRTETAATVAASVILDHMGLLD; this is encoded by the coding sequence ATGAACATATGTCTTTTTTCCGAAGAAGAAATAAACAGACCTCTTTTGTGGCAGGATGAAAGGGCTCAGCATCTCATAAAAATCCTTCATAAAAAAGAAGGCGACTCTTTTACGGCGGGAATAATCGACGGCAAAGCCGGCTCCGCAACAGTCTTGCGTATTGTTCCCAAAACACAGATCGAATTTTCGTTTACGGCGGAAAACGATGGTAAACCTCCGTATCCTCTAAGCATGATCATAGGGTTTCCGCGCCCGATACAGCTTAGGCGGCTTTTGCGCGATGCGGCGGGGCTCGGTGTGAAAAGCATTCATTTAACGGGTACGGAACTCGGTGAAAAATCGTATTTGAAGTCAACTCTGATAGAAAGCGACGCCGCGCGAAAAATGCTGATCGACGGCACTTCTCAAGCGGGAAGCACTCATTTACCTGAGCTCTGCGTGCATTCAAAGCTCGAAGAATGTCTTGACTCGGACTTCTCTGCCGCAACCGGCAAAGACAATGAAAACTCATCCGAAGGCCGTACAAAAAAAACATCCGTCGAAAAAAACAGCGATTCGCACGATGATGCGCCGTCCGGGATTTATACATGCAACGCGCCATCGCATAGCCGCCCGCCAAACCGAACGATTCCTCCGCTTAAAATTGCCTTGGATAATATCAATGCGGAATGTTCTCTTTCGGAGTTTTTAAAAAAGAATAAAATTGACGGCCTTTCCTACAAAAAAAACGGATATATGCGCCCTATAGTAGCGGCGATAGGCAGCGAACGCGGATGGACGGATAATGAACGCCGCCTTTTTGAAAAGGCGGGCTTTACGCTATGCAGCATGGGAAGCCGAATTCTCAGGACGGAAACCGCTGCGACAGTCGCAGCTTCCGTCATCCTCGATCACATGGGGCTTTTGGACTAG
- the rsmG gene encoding 16S rRNA (guanine(527)-N(7))-methyltransferase RsmG, translating into MAELININDGLLKLGFNENDSLRQEHQDGKADLCPLQTLAQKMEVYVKEIRLFNSAYDLVNTDDRNEIIVNHIFDSLSAVPIILRLEKSLRAEKNKITIGDIGSGAGLPGIPLAAALPKAEFVLIERMSKRCAFLQNCAAILNLKNVCIKNIEAERMQPESLDIAVFRAFRPLDKKILSTVMNTVVPGGFAAAYKAKKEKIAEEMKGLSYSIKDYSVEKLFVPYLTDAEGDKKRERNLVIIKKD; encoded by the coding sequence ATGGCAGAACTCATCAATATCAATGACGGACTTTTAAAACTGGGATTTAACGAAAACGATTCTTTACGGCAGGAACATCAAGACGGAAAAGCGGATCTTTGCCCTTTACAGACTCTTGCCCAAAAGATGGAAGTCTATGTCAAAGAAATCCGTCTTTTCAATTCCGCCTACGACCTTGTAAACACTGACGATCGCAACGAAATAATCGTAAACCACATCTTTGACAGCCTTTCCGCCGTTCCGATTATTCTGCGTTTGGAAAAATCCTTACGAGCGGAAAAAAATAAAATCACCATAGGCGACATCGGATCGGGAGCGGGATTGCCGGGCATTCCGCTGGCGGCGGCATTACCTAAAGCGGAATTCGTACTCATCGAGAGGATGAGCAAACGGTGCGCTTTTTTACAAAACTGCGCCGCCATACTGAATCTGAAAAATGTCTGCATTAAAAATATCGAAGCCGAACGAATGCAGCCTGAAAGTCTTGATATTGCGGTATTCCGCGCCTTCAGACCGCTGGACAAAAAAATCTTAAGCACGGTGATGAACACGGTCGTTCCGGGGGGCTTTGCCGCAGCCTACAAGGCAAAAAAAGAAAAGATCGCAGAAGAGATGAAAGGCCTTTCATACTCGATAAAAGATTATTCGGTAGAAAAACTTTTCGTTCCTTATCTTACTGACGCCGAAGGGGACAAAAAGAGAGAGAGAAATCTTGTCATAATAAAGAAGGATTAG
- a CDS encoding tetratricopeptide repeat protein, with amino-acid sequence MFSLFPIVIVSVVLLGVIALISVLSSKRSSGRGKKSMPEKKDDSRIIKEATRKLKQDPHHTASLVELSDCYFRRHEWEKAFPLYNTLVDIARLHPEVDEFTVALRQGICALKLGKTQDSFKGLAVAYRLKPDDFDTCYNLGIACYENNDFARAIPCLKKALVVRPDTSSVYRPMGLALYKSGKFRESLNFLRRTIDEYPDDKEILFAMADAMYESGYGEKAMKIFMHLRPDPVYGPRSCLATGKMNLNAKQYDKALQDFEIGLRIPDVPPEVAVELRYNMAQTCFASNKIALGLDLLKQIQSIVPTYKDVAVLMSRYQELNQNTNLQTYLMSGTSDFVALCRKAVVTFCQNSFVKILDITVNQDSADILCTVETTKWEDTELFRFYRTSGVVGELFVREFHNKIKDTKADKGICFAAGMFSEGAHKYIEGRPIDLVEKDALIKLLKRVASPN; translated from the coding sequence ATGTTTAGTCTTTTTCCTATCGTTATAGTGTCCGTTGTCCTACTCGGCGTTATAGCTCTTATTTCCGTTTTGTCTTCGAAAAGATCTTCCGGTAGAGGTAAAAAATCAATGCCGGAAAAAAAGGATGATTCGAGAATAATAAAAGAGGCGACAAGAAAACTCAAGCAGGATCCGCATCACACGGCTTCTTTAGTTGAACTGTCCGACTGTTATTTCCGCCGTCATGAGTGGGAAAAAGCCTTTCCGCTTTACAACACTTTGGTTGACATCGCAAGGCTCCATCCCGAAGTTGATGAATTTACGGTTGCTCTCAGGCAGGGAATTTGCGCGTTAAAACTGGGTAAGACTCAAGATTCATTTAAAGGGCTTGCCGTCGCATACCGTTTAAAACCGGATGATTTTGACACGTGTTATAACCTAGGCATTGCTTGCTATGAAAATAACGATTTTGCCCGCGCCATTCCGTGTTTAAAAAAAGCCCTTGTAGTAAGGCCGGACACAAGTTCCGTTTACAGACCGATGGGGCTTGCGCTCTATAAATCCGGAAAATTCAGGGAAAGTCTGAATTTTTTGCGCAGAACCATCGACGAATATCCCGACGATAAGGAAATACTGTTTGCTATGGCGGACGCCATGTACGAATCCGGTTACGGCGAAAAGGCGATGAAAATCTTTATGCACTTGCGCCCCGATCCTGTGTACGGCCCGCGCTCTTGTCTGGCTACGGGAAAGATGAATTTAAATGCAAAGCAATACGATAAAGCCCTTCAGGATTTTGAAATTGGTTTGAGAATACCCGACGTGCCGCCTGAAGTTGCGGTGGAGCTGCGTTATAACATGGCTCAGACCTGTTTTGCTTCCAATAAAATTGCTTTAGGACTGGACCTTCTCAAGCAGATACAATCGATAGTTCCGACTTATAAAGATGTCGCGGTTTTAATGTCGCGTTATCAGGAATTAAATCAAAACACCAATTTACAGACGTATCTCATGTCGGGAACGAGCGACTTTGTCGCCCTTTGCCGCAAGGCTGTGGTTACGTTTTGTCAAAATTCTTTTGTAAAGATACTCGACATCACAGTTAACCAAGACAGCGCGGACATCCTTTGTACAGTAGAAACTACAAAATGGGAAGATACCGAATTGTTCCGATTCTACAGGACTTCCGGCGTAGTTGGGGAATTATTTGTTCGCGAATTTCACAATAAGATAAAAGACACAAAGGCCGACAAAGGAATTTGTTTTGCAGCCGGAATGTTCAGCGAAGGCGCCCATAAATACATCGAAGGCCGCCCTATAGACCTTGTCGAAAAAGATGCTCTTATTAAGCTTTTAAAACGAGTCGCTTCTCCTAATTGA
- a CDS encoding pyridoxal phosphate-dependent aminotransferase produces the protein MNDREDRFSSKILETQPSGIRKFFDLIIGRDDIISLGVGEPDFPTPWLMREEAFYHLEKGQTSYTSNRGLLELREEIAKYLERYKLFYEPKAEILVTIGVSEAVDAVLRAILNPGDEIIVCEPCYVSYQPLASLCGVNIIRLNTRDNGFIPSAEQIENAISPKTKAVMLCSPNNPTGRVIPAQELKKIAETVKKHKIWCLSDEVYCELVYDGVKHVSIGSFSGMKDYTVVLNGFSKAFAMTGWRIGFVAAPGDLMEQVNKLHQYSTICAPIMSQYAAAEGLRNGWAEVEKMRTSYRQRRNLMYNAFCSINLPCAEPEGAFYIFPDIRSTSLSSEEFATRLIEKHQVAVIPGSVFGEAGEGFVRCCYATNIDKIKIAVSRIADMIKELQ, from the coding sequence ATGAACGACAGGGAGGATAGATTTTCTTCGAAAATTTTGGAAACTCAACCGTCCGGAATCCGCAAATTTTTTGATCTGATTATAGGGCGTGACGATATAATCTCTTTGGGCGTAGGCGAACCTGATTTTCCTACGCCGTGGCTCATGCGCGAAGAAGCGTTTTATCACCTTGAAAAGGGACAGACGTCATACACTTCAAACCGCGGCCTTCTTGAACTGCGCGAAGAAATCGCAAAGTACCTTGAACGCTATAAACTTTTCTACGAACCTAAAGCGGAAATTCTTGTCACAATCGGCGTATCCGAGGCTGTGGATGCGGTTTTACGCGCCATATTGAATCCCGGCGATGAAATTATCGTGTGCGAACCCTGTTATGTCAGTTATCAGCCGCTCGCTTCGTTGTGCGGCGTAAATATTATCCGCTTGAACACAAGGGATAACGGATTTATTCCTTCCGCCGAACAGATAGAAAACGCGATAAGCCCCAAAACCAAGGCTGTCATGCTCTGTTCGCCGAACAATCCCACAGGACGCGTTATTCCCGCGCAGGAATTGAAAAAAATAGCCGAAACGGTAAAAAAACACAAAATCTGGTGTTTAAGCGACGAAGTTTACTGTGAACTTGTCTATGACGGAGTCAAACACGTTTCAATAGGCAGTTTTTCGGGAATGAAGGACTATACTGTGGTTTTAAACGGATTCAGCAAAGCATTTGCAATGACCGGCTGGCGCATAGGCTTTGTTGCCGCCCCCGGCGATTTAATGGAGCAGGTAAATAAGCTTCACCAGTATTCGACAATATGCGCGCCGATCATGAGCCAATATGCGGCTGCGGAAGGACTTCGAAACGGCTGGGCGGAAGTTGAAAAAATGCGAACAAGCTATCGGCAAAGACGCAACCTGATGTATAATGCATTTTGCAGCATTAATCTGCCGTGTGCGGAGCCCGAAGGTGCGTTTTATATTTTTCCGGATATACGTTCCACTTCTCTTTCAAGCGAAGAATTTGCCACTCGGCTCATAGAAAAACATCAGGTGGCGGTGATTCCGGGCAGCGTTTTCGGAGAAGCGGGAGAGGGATTTGTCCGCTGTTGCTATGCGACAAATATCGATAAAATAAAAATCGCCGTTTCGCGCATTGCGGACATGATAAAGGAATTACAATAG
- a CDS encoding Lrp/AsnC family transcriptional regulator: protein MDKHSEEILSLLRENARLSINDIAAMTKLSAADVGNIIKKLEDNGVIMKYAAIVNPEKDENNRGKVCAEIEIQVTPQREHGFDAIADRIWRFPQVKSLYLMSGGYDLKVIIEGETLKEVAFFVSSKLSTLEGVRSTKTHFILKTYKENDIVYAEAERDRREGVTA from the coding sequence ATGGATAAACATAGTGAAGAGATTCTTTCATTGCTGCGTGAAAACGCACGGCTTTCGATCAATGATATTGCCGCAATGACAAAATTATCCGCTGCGGATGTAGGGAATATCATTAAAAAACTCGAAGACAACGGCGTCATAATGAAGTACGCCGCTATCGTAAATCCCGAAAAGGATGAAAACAACAGAGGAAAGGTCTGTGCCGAAATAGAAATTCAGGTAACTCCTCAGCGAGAACACGGTTTTGACGCTATTGCCGACAGAATTTGGCGTTTTCCGCAGGTAAAATCGCTTTATCTCATGAGCGGCGGATATGATCTTAAAGTGATAATCGAAGGAGAGACTTTAAAAGAAGTCGCTTTTTTTGTTTCAAGCAAACTATCCACTTTGGAAGGCGTGCGTTCCACAAAGACGCATTTTATACTTAAAACATATAAAGAAAACGATATAGTTTATGCGGAAGCCGAACGTGACCGCCGCGAAGGGGTCACAGCGTAA
- the hisG gene encoding ATP phosphoribosyltransferase, which yields MEKLKILLPKGRIYENVVSLLNGAGIKIDLPERAYRPTVNQDDLEAKVMKPQNIGKLLELGSHDVGFTGRDWIMETGADVEEITDLGFDRVRIVAAVPNSIDDKTLTERRVIVATEYEQISRRWLENRKMNFLIVRTYGATEVFPPDDADMIIDNTATGRTLAENGLRIVDTILVSSTCMFASKKAMKDPAKKQKILELKMLFEAVINARDRVMLEMNCSKEKFEALVKGLPAMRSPTVAPLYGDSGYAIKIAVKKSEVPVLLPQLRELGATDILEYELRKVL from the coding sequence ATGGAAAAATTGAAGATCCTTTTACCGAAAGGCAGAATATATGAAAACGTCGTTTCTCTTTTAAACGGAGCCGGAATAAAAATCGATCTTCCCGAAAGAGCGTACCGCCCTACCGTAAATCAAGACGACCTTGAAGCAAAGGTGATGAAACCGCAAAACATCGGTAAACTGCTTGAACTCGGCTCGCACGACGTAGGATTTACGGGACGCGACTGGATTATGGAAACCGGCGCAGACGTGGAAGAGATCACGGATCTCGGGTTCGACAGAGTCCGCATAGTGGCGGCGGTTCCAAATTCTATCGACGACAAAACTTTAACGGAAAGACGGGTGATAGTAGCAACCGAATACGAACAAATCTCGCGCCGATGGCTTGAAAACAGAAAGATGAATTTTCTTATCGTAAGGACGTACGGGGCGACGGAAGTATTTCCTCCGGACGATGCGGACATGATCATTGACAATACGGCTACCGGCCGCACCTTAGCTGAAAACGGGCTCCGCATAGTGGACACGATCCTTGTAAGCTCAACCTGCATGTTCGCTTCAAAAAAAGCGATGAAGGATCCGGCGAAAAAGCAAAAGATTTTGGAACTTAAAATGCTTTTTGAAGCCGTCATAAACGCAAGGGATCGCGTTATGCTTGAAATGAACTGTTCAAAGGAAAAATTCGAAGCCCTTGTTAAAGGGCTTCCTGCAATGCGAAGTCCCACTGTAGCGCCCCTTTACGGAGACAGCGGTTACGCAATAAAAATCGCCGTAAAAAAAAGCGAAGTTCCGGTTTTATTGCCGCAGCTGCGAGAGCTTGGAGCGACGGACATACTTGAATATGAACTTAGGAAGGTACTTTAG
- a CDS encoding glycosyl hydrolase family 18 protein, with translation MKKNFIYAVFFAAVCFKPSLVSSADFGGVLSKATSGAAGQSAADVQPATAVQLAAAQSAAGSTALGNPSTQDSGVETDEVMIPGYANPYRWNRELKGEAVNFKEIWGYVIPDYIDEYNKNAMLTDIGLFAAEIDIFGNLSKVPQRSAVADFKGRVHLTAVCDSRSLSHFVLSSGKLRTQVANDLALAAREFDGVQIDFELVPPEDAENYLLFLKYLKKKLGKKTLTVCVHARVKTLDRDAESYSEIGKVADRIMIMAYDEHWSTSAPGAIASMDWCRSVAEYALSLWPAEKYIMGLPFYGRTWPEENWRKAWYFEGINRIMHENNVDVVIRENDVPYFSFKKEISVTGWYEDAHSVVERSRMYKDMGFQSLAFWRMGQEDAAVWQWIKSFD, from the coding sequence ATGAAAAAAAATTTTATCTATGCCGTTTTTTTTGCGGCGGTTTGTTTTAAGCCGTCTTTAGTGTCGTCCGCCGATTTCGGCGGCGTATTGTCCAAGGCGACTTCCGGCGCGGCGGGGCAATCTGCTGCGGACGTGCAGCCTGCGACAGCTGTGCAACTTGCCGCGGCTCAATCCGCTGCGGGATCAACCGCGCTCGGTAACCCTTCAACACAGGATTCCGGCGTCGAAACCGACGAAGTTATGATTCCCGGTTATGCTAATCCTTACCGATGGAACAGAGAATTAAAAGGTGAAGCCGTAAACTTTAAAGAAATTTGGGGATATGTGATTCCAGACTATATCGACGAATACAATAAAAATGCGATGCTTACGGACATAGGTCTTTTTGCCGCGGAAATAGATATCTTTGGAAATCTTTCAAAAGTGCCGCAAAGATCCGCCGTAGCGGATTTTAAGGGCAGAGTTCACTTAACGGCCGTCTGCGACAGCCGCTCTTTAAGTCACTTCGTCTTAAGCTCCGGCAAACTCCGCACTCAGGTGGCCAATGACCTTGCGCTCGCAGCAAGGGAATTTGACGGCGTTCAGATTGATTTTGAACTTGTCCCTCCCGAAGATGCGGAAAATTATCTTTTATTTTTAAAATATTTGAAAAAGAAATTGGGGAAAAAAACTTTAACGGTCTGTGTCCACGCGAGGGTAAAGACCTTGGATCGGGATGCGGAGTCTTATTCGGAAATAGGCAAAGTTGCAGACAGAATAATGATTATGGCCTATGACGAGCACTGGAGCACAAGCGCGCCGGGCGCAATCGCTTCTATGGACTGGTGCCGATCCGTAGCCGAATATGCCCTTTCTTTGTGGCCTGCCGAAAAATATATCATGGGGCTGCCTTTTTACGGCAGAACATGGCCGGAAGAAAATTGGCGCAAGGCATGGTATTTTGAAGGAATAAACCGGATCATGCACGAGAATAATGTGGACGTTGTCATAAGAGAAAACGATGTGCCGTATTTTTCATTTAAAAAAGAAATATCGGTTACAGGCTGGTATGAAGACGCTCACTCGGTCGTGGAACGCTCAAGAATGTACAAGGATATGGGGTTCCAAAGCTTGGCTTTTTGGAGGATGGGACAGGAAGACGCGGCTGTTTGGCAATGGATAAAGAGCTTTGACTGA
- a CDS encoding xylulokinase — translation MNADFEKNKKEIEEGIAVLGIEFGSTRIKSVLINSQNEPIAQGSYDWENTLSNGIWTYPLDEVMRGLSGCYAELKAYVKEKYGVTVKNFRALGISGMMHGYLAFDKDNELLVPFRTWRNTITGKAAAKLSSVFCYPVPERWSISHLYQAVLNDEKHVPDIAFFTTLSGFIHWKLTGKKVLGIGDASGMFPIDIKTGTYNGQFIKQFDLLVKDKKYPWKLEQLLPEVLLAGNGAGTLTEEGATLLDKEGDLQSGIPMCPPEGDAGTGMVATNSVAKRTGNVSAGTSVFAMVVLEKELSKVYANEIDLVTTPDGALVAMAHANNCTGEYDQWLNLFAEVLKATGNQIEKSKLYDKLLSLALQGDKDCGGLIPYNYISGESITGMNEGRAVFMRTQKNNFTLANFMRAQLFTALGALRIGMDILFDKEDVKIDCLTGHGGFFKTENVGAAIMAAAMHTPVSTLETAGEGGPWGIALLASYAAKEAFNPGKPLGDFLNDEVFKENRRVTIQPEKSDVDGFNAFFKNYKKGLAVERAAIEAID, via the coding sequence ATGAACGCCGATTTTGAAAAAAACAAAAAAGAAATTGAAGAAGGTATTGCCGTTCTCGGCATAGAATTCGGTTCTACAAGAATAAAATCCGTGCTTATAAATTCACAAAACGAACCGATCGCTCAAGGCAGCTATGATTGGGAAAACACTCTTTCAAACGGAATATGGACATACCCGCTCGACGAAGTAATGAGGGGGCTTTCCGGCTGTTATGCCGAACTGAAAGCCTATGTAAAAGAAAAATACGGCGTAACCGTAAAAAATTTCAGAGCCTTAGGAATAAGCGGAATGATGCACGGATACCTTGCGTTCGATAAAGACAATGAACTGTTGGTTCCATTCAGAACATGGCGCAATACTATCACCGGCAAGGCCGCAGCAAAACTTTCTTCCGTTTTTTGCTACCCGGTTCCGGAGCGGTGGAGCATATCCCACCTTTATCAGGCCGTTTTAAACGATGAAAAACATGTTCCCGACATAGCCTTTTTTACAACGCTTTCGGGTTTTATTCACTGGAAACTGACAGGCAAAAAGGTACTCGGCATCGGAGACGCTTCGGGAATGTTTCCTATAGATATAAAGACCGGCACATACAACGGGCAATTTATAAAACAATTCGATCTTCTTGTAAAAGATAAAAAATACCCTTGGAAGCTCGAACAGCTTTTACCTGAGGTTCTTCTTGCAGGAAACGGGGCGGGAACACTAACGGAGGAGGGAGCGACTTTACTCGACAAGGAAGGGGATCTTCAAAGCGGTATACCTATGTGCCCTCCCGAAGGGGACGCCGGTACGGGCATGGTCGCGACGAACAGCGTGGCGAAACGCACGGGAAATGTCTCGGCAGGAACTTCCGTCTTTGCAATGGTCGTCCTTGAAAAAGAACTTTCCAAAGTCTATGCCAATGAAATAGATTTGGTGACGACGCCCGACGGAGCCCTGGTTGCGATGGCACACGCAAACAACTGCACGGGCGAATACGATCAATGGCTTAATCTTTTTGCAGAAGTCCTTAAAGCGACCGGAAACCAAATCGAAAAAAGTAAATTATACGACAAGCTTTTGTCTTTGGCGCTTCAAGGAGACAAAGACTGCGGTGGACTTATTCCTTATAACTACATTTCAGGAGAAAGCATTACCGGAATGAATGAAGGCAGAGCCGTTTTTATGAGGACGCAAAAAAACAACTTTACTCTAGCCAATTTTATGAGAGCGCAGCTTTTTACGGCATTGGGGGCGCTCCGCATCGGTATGGACATTCTGTTCGACAAGGAAGACGTCAAGATAGACTGTCTAACCGGGCACGGAGGATTTTTTAAGACTGAAAACGTAGGCGCCGCCATTATGGCCGCGGCGATGCATACTCCTGTCTCTACGCTTGAAACCGCAGGCGAGGGAGGCCCTTGGGGAATCGCCTTACTGGCTTCATACGCCGCAAAGGAGGCTTTTAACCCCGGTAAGCCGCTCGGCGATTTTTTAAACGACGAGGTATTTAAAGAAAACAGACGGGTTACAATACAGCCTGAAAAATCCGACGTAGACGGATTCAATGCATTTTTTAAAAATTATAAAAAAGGTCTTGCGGTGGAGCGAGCGGCGATCGAAGCTATCGACTAA